One stretch of Roseiconus lacunae DNA includes these proteins:
- a CDS encoding PEP-CTERM sorting domain-containing protein, producing MMKKFCAAIVAAAMIQATASAAVVFTEDFSYADGDLAGNGAWKAHSGSVPVTVSGGAAIVNNDSGSQDVNRFFDEISSGFASYQFDMVVNADAPVAGGDYEYFAHFGNSGNNGDGVNTQSFVARLDVVEASDGTGDYSLGIASFGSTADAVTTQSFAFGDTVSVLVDFNVDSDTATLSVGGESITGRIGTQSTAVNTFVLRQSGSSSDETIAIDNLIISQVSAIPEPSSLASLGLLACGTVMAGRRRRK from the coding sequence ATGATGAAAAAGTTTTGTGCCGCCATAGTTGCGGCCGCCATGATTCAGGCCACAGCATCTGCCGCGGTCGTTTTCACCGAGGATTTTAGCTACGCCGATGGCGACCTGGCTGGTAACGGAGCATGGAAGGCGCACAGCGGATCCGTTCCCGTGACAGTTAGCGGTGGAGCAGCGATTGTGAACAATGACTCAGGATCACAGGACGTGAACCGTTTCTTTGATGAAATTTCCAGCGGTTTTGCTTCGTATCAATTCGATATGGTTGTAAACGCAGACGCTCCAGTTGCGGGCGGCGACTACGAATACTTCGCTCACTTCGGCAACTCGGGTAACAACGGTGACGGCGTTAATACCCAGTCTTTCGTGGCGCGCTTAGATGTCGTCGAAGCGAGTGACGGCACGGGTGACTACTCATTGGGTATCGCATCTTTCGGATCAACTGCGGACGCTGTAACAACGCAGTCATTTGCTTTCGGTGATACCGTATCGGTATTGGTAGATTTCAATGTGGATTCTGACACCGCTACACTTTCTGTTGGCGGCGAATCGATCACTGGCCGGATTGGCACGCAATCAACCGCGGTGAACACATTCGTTTTACGTCAATCTGGTAGTAGCAGCGATGAAACGATTGCCATCGACAACCTTATTATCTCACAAGTATCCGCCATTCCTGAGCCCAGCTCTCTTGCTTCGCTGGGGCTTTTAGCATGCGGAACCGTGATGGCGGGTCGTCGTCGACGCAAGTAA